A window from Listeria seeligeri serovar 1/2b str. SLCC3954 encodes these proteins:
- a CDS encoding SGNH/GDSL hydrolase family protein has protein sequence MKKSKAVQFLLFFSVLALILSIIGVASIWLGQKNHQAKETNKQMTQSETKVDKKQDTFKITALGDSLTYGVGDTEGGGYVRVVENFYKKTTKNVENVNLAISGARSDQLLKQLDQKEVQNQIKSADVILMTIGGNDLFRGGEALEDFKSDAITQAETSYKNNLQQIYQTIRKLNPSAPVFHIGLYNPFMTLENATEMSNVVAKWNMESQNLTQQEKDIVYIPTFDLFQQNGEAYLATDKFHPNHAGYQFIGNRVTEVIQTGGDGSDDGASTSSN, from the coding sequence GTGAAAAAAAGCAAAGCGGTTCAATTTTTATTATTTTTCTCAGTCCTTGCACTAATACTAAGCATTATTGGAGTTGCTTCGATTTGGTTGGGACAAAAAAATCATCAAGCGAAGGAAACAAACAAGCAGATGACACAAAGTGAGACAAAAGTCGACAAAAAGCAGGACACTTTTAAAATTACAGCTCTTGGGGATTCACTTACATACGGAGTGGGAGATACAGAGGGCGGCGGATATGTTCGCGTGGTAGAGAATTTTTACAAGAAAACGACTAAAAACGTGGAGAATGTAAATCTTGCTATCAGTGGGGCAAGATCAGATCAACTCTTAAAACAATTAGACCAAAAAGAAGTCCAAAACCAAATTAAGTCAGCGGATGTTATTTTGATGACGATTGGTGGGAACGATTTGTTTCGTGGCGGAGAAGCACTCGAAGACTTCAAAAGTGATGCGATTACTCAAGCCGAAACTAGCTATAAAAACAATTTGCAACAAATTTACCAAACGATTCGTAAGCTAAATCCATCTGCGCCAGTTTTTCATATTGGGCTTTATAATCCATTTATGACACTTGAAAATGCAACAGAAATGTCGAATGTGGTGGCAAAATGGAATATGGAAAGTCAAAATTTAACACAACAAGAAAAGGATATTGTTTACATTCCGACATTTGACTTATTCCAGCAAAATGGCGAGGCGTATTTAGCAACTGATAAATTCCATCCGAATCATGCTGGATATCAGTTTATCGGCAATCGTGTGACCGAAGTTATTCAGACAGGAGGGGACGGAAGCGATGACGGGGCCAGCACTTCAAGTAACTGA
- a CDS encoding ABC transporter ATP-binding protein: protein MTGPALQVTDLHKKIRKREIIKGISFEVMPGEVFGFLGPNGAGKTTTIRMIVGLIKPTSGTILIGGEDIQKNFTEAMRSLGSIVENPEFYGFLTGQENLAYFARMDPSIKKERILEVTALVGLEKRINDRVSTYSLGMRQRLGIAQALLSNPKLLILDEPTNGLDPSGIHEMRDFIRALARNEGISVLVSSHLLSEIELLCDRVAIMTEGTIIKTDQVAHLLSSREQLRWRVTPFEQAKTFLESVTEVEVDGAYLVTSMNDNSAEWNEQLVAQGIKVHEIDKRKPSLEDLFLELTGGQSID from the coding sequence ATGACGGGGCCAGCACTTCAAGTAACTGATTTACACAAAAAAATCCGCAAACGAGAAATTATTAAAGGAATTTCCTTTGAAGTGATGCCGGGGGAAGTTTTTGGATTTCTTGGGCCAAACGGAGCCGGTAAAACAACGACAATCCGGATGATAGTTGGCTTAATTAAACCGACATCGGGAACAATCTTAATTGGCGGGGAAGATATTCAAAAGAATTTTACGGAAGCGATGCGCAGTCTTGGCTCCATTGTGGAAAATCCGGAATTCTACGGTTTTTTGACCGGACAAGAAAATCTCGCTTATTTTGCTCGAATGGATCCATCAATCAAAAAAGAACGAATCCTAGAAGTTACTGCATTAGTAGGTCTGGAAAAGCGAATTAATGATCGTGTTTCTACTTATTCACTTGGGATGCGTCAACGGCTCGGGATTGCCCAAGCGCTACTTTCTAATCCGAAGCTACTAATTTTAGATGAACCGACCAATGGACTTGATCCGTCCGGTATTCATGAAATGCGCGATTTTATCCGTGCACTAGCTAGAAATGAAGGAATCAGCGTTCTCGTTTCTTCTCATTTACTTAGTGAAATCGAATTGCTTTGTGATCGAGTGGCGATTATGACAGAAGGAACGATTATTAAAACCGATCAAGTGGCCCATTTACTTAGTTCCCGCGAACAACTTCGCTGGCGTGTAACTCCTTTTGAACAAGCAAAAACGTTTCTCGAAAGTGTTACCGAAGTGGAAGTCGATGGTGCTTATCTTGTTACATCTATGAACGATAATAGTGCCGAATGGAATGAACAGCTTGTCGCGCAAGGCATCAAAGTACACGAAATCGATAAGCGTAAACCATCTTTGGAAGACCTATTCCTAGAATTAACAGGGGGTCAGTCGATTGATTAA
- a CDS encoding ABC transporter permease, whose product MINLVYNEQLKLWRKKRLIVILALVAIIVAIFTYAQFRQYQEDEKQAGTSDWHVQTQQEIVDLENRLGTGRLPEEYQKYFKVLVGQLQYYLDNDINPNAPGAPTFLKTFVENGISLLFPLFIMVIAADLISAETSAGTMKFLLTRPVKRWRILTSKYISMLLSISAIMILSAVIAYLISGIVFGYGGWDAPVLTGFDVKNGAISTTNVYQLPVWQLLLMEFGLAWFVSVVVGVLTMFVSVLVRSTAAVMGIMLASLITGTILTNLVSSWPSAKYLFMVNLQLTNYLNGSSPPVEGMTLNFSMLVLTAWMLVAFVLSYFIFTKRDVY is encoded by the coding sequence TTGATTAATTTAGTCTATAACGAACAATTAAAATTATGGCGTAAAAAACGATTAATAGTTATTTTAGCGCTAGTTGCCATTATTGTCGCGATTTTTACTTACGCACAATTTCGCCAGTATCAAGAAGATGAAAAACAGGCAGGAACAAGCGACTGGCATGTGCAAACACAGCAAGAAATTGTCGACCTTGAAAATCGGCTTGGCACAGGACGACTGCCAGAAGAATACCAAAAATATTTCAAAGTACTCGTCGGTCAACTCCAATATTATTTAGACAATGATATTAATCCGAATGCGCCCGGTGCACCAACCTTTTTAAAAACATTTGTTGAAAATGGTATTAGTTTGCTATTCCCACTCTTTATCATGGTGATAGCTGCTGATTTGATATCCGCTGAAACTAGCGCTGGAACAATGAAATTTTTACTTACAAGACCTGTGAAAAGGTGGCGAATTTTGACGAGTAAATACATTTCGATGCTCTTGTCGATATCCGCCATTATGATTTTATCTGCCGTGATTGCTTACTTAATTTCCGGAATAGTTTTCGGTTATGGTGGTTGGGATGCACCTGTCCTCACTGGATTTGACGTCAAGAACGGTGCAATTAGCACGACAAATGTTTACCAGCTTCCAGTTTGGCAACTTTTACTAATGGAATTTGGCCTTGCATGGTTTGTCAGTGTAGTTGTTGGCGTGTTAACGATGTTTGTATCCGTGCTCGTTCGCTCCACTGCAGCAGTCATGGGGATTATGCTAGCCTCGTTAATTACAGGAACGATTTTAACGAACCTCGTCAGTTCTTGGCCGAGTGCGAAATACTTATTTATGGTGAACTTACAACTTACTAACTATTTAAATGGCTCTAGTCCACCTGTCGAAGGAATGACTTTGAATTTTTCAATGCTGGTTTTAACGGCGTGGATGTTAGTGGCATTTGTATTATCCTATTTCATTTTTACCAAACGAGATGTGTATTAA
- a CDS encoding VOC family protein: MIQGIHHVSALTKSFNENHHFYSDILGLRLVKNTVNQANIKMRHLFYGDYAGTPGTLLTFFEIPKIGTSYNERAYFGSITLGIPKNTTNFWEKRLNDFAISFQKTDKTLSFHDPDRMGIILTEISETITHPTIHTEIPADKQIVRILGADYHVPSTDKTSQFFTEYFGLESQNGVLVDKNGLSFAKIYPSRSDNKSRTGRGTIDHIAYTVESKKDVDKLHEMALQNKLPIEEFVDREYFKSLYIKEPSGLRIEFASKEPGFTIDEPLETLGEKLALPSFLEGKRTEIETYFGGEK, from the coding sequence ATGATCCAAGGAATCCATCACGTTTCCGCATTAACTAAATCATTTAATGAAAATCACCATTTTTATTCTGACATACTAGGGCTGCGGCTCGTGAAAAATACAGTCAATCAAGCAAATATTAAAATGCGCCACCTGTTTTACGGGGATTACGCTGGCACACCAGGCACATTGCTTACCTTTTTTGAAATTCCCAAGATTGGCACAAGCTACAACGAACGCGCCTATTTCGGAAGCATCACTTTAGGAATTCCCAAAAACACCACCAATTTCTGGGAAAAAAGGCTAAACGATTTTGCGATTTCTTTTCAAAAAACCGACAAGACTTTAAGTTTCCATGATCCCGACCGAATGGGTATTATCCTAACGGAAATCAGTGAAACTATTACACATCCTACGATCCATACCGAAATACCAGCAGACAAACAAATCGTTCGGATTCTTGGCGCAGATTACCACGTACCAAGCACAGATAAGACAAGCCAGTTTTTTACCGAATATTTTGGGTTAGAAAGTCAGAATGGGGTATTAGTAGATAAGAATGGACTGAGCTTTGCGAAAATTTATCCAAGCCGTTCTGACAACAAATCGCGGACAGGGCGAGGGACAATTGATCACATTGCTTATACCGTAGAGTCTAAAAAAGACGTCGACAAACTTCATGAAATGGCGCTTCAAAACAAGCTTCCGATTGAAGAATTCGTTGACCGAGAATATTTCAAAAGTTTATATATTAAAGAACCAAGTGGACTTCGAATTGAATTCGCAAGTAAAGAACCTGGTTTTACAATTGATGAACCACTAGAAACTCTTGGTGAAAAATTAGCATTACCAAGCTTTTTAGAAGGAAAAAGAACAGAAATAGAAACTTATTTTGGAGGAGAAAAATAA
- a CDS encoding ring-cleaving dioxygenase, producing MIKDLKGIHHVTAMTSSAEKNYAFFTEVLGMRLVKKTVNQDDIHTYHLFFADDKGSAGTDMTFFDFPNLPKGRHGTDSISRVAFRVPSDAALEYWLDRFNQLEVPHGEIKTLFGKKYLTFQDFDDQQLQLISDENNEGVAPGTPWKNGPVPEKYAIYGLGPVFLTVGSLSNMEAILMSIFGFKKVTEENGLHLYEVGEGGNGAQIIVEERTDIPVALQGYGGVHHVAFRVEDHDELQKWIDRMNTIEIPNSGYVNRFYFESLYVPVSAGILFEFATDGPGFASDEPYETLGEKLALPPFLEPKRAEIEKMVRPIDTKRS from the coding sequence ATGATTAAAGACTTAAAAGGAATTCACCATGTAACAGCAATGACAAGTAGTGCTGAAAAAAATTATGCGTTTTTTACAGAAGTTTTAGGAATGCGTTTAGTGAAAAAAACAGTGAACCAAGATGACATCCATACCTACCATTTATTTTTTGCAGATGACAAAGGTTCAGCAGGAACAGATATGACATTCTTTGATTTTCCGAATTTACCAAAAGGACGTCATGGGACAGATAGTATTTCTCGGGTAGCATTCCGCGTGCCAAGTGATGCGGCGCTTGAATATTGGCTTGATCGGTTCAACCAATTAGAAGTTCCTCACGGCGAGATTAAAACGTTATTTGGCAAAAAATATCTGACTTTCCAAGATTTTGATGACCAACAATTGCAACTTATTTCGGATGAAAATAATGAAGGTGTAGCACCCGGAACTCCTTGGAAAAACGGACCTGTCCCAGAAAAATATGCAATTTACGGCTTAGGACCAGTATTTTTAACAGTAGGTTCCTTAAGTAATATGGAAGCGATTTTGATGTCAATTTTCGGCTTTAAAAAAGTTACGGAAGAAAATGGCTTACATTTATATGAAGTTGGTGAAGGTGGAAACGGCGCACAAATCATCGTGGAAGAAAGAACGGATATTCCCGTTGCACTTCAAGGATACGGTGGTGTTCACCATGTTGCATTCCGAGTAGAAGACCACGATGAATTACAAAAATGGATTGACCGAATGAACACAATTGAAATACCAAACTCAGGTTATGTAAACCGTTTTTATTTTGAATCATTATACGTACCAGTATCAGCAGGAATTTTATTTGAATTTGCGACTGATGGGCCAGGATTTGCAAGCGATGAACCATATGAAACTCTTGGTGAAAAACTTGCTTTACCACCATTTTTAGAACCAAAAAGAGCAGAAATTGAAAAAATGGTTCGCCCAATTGATACGAAAAGGAGCTGA
- a CDS encoding alpha/beta hydrolase, protein MEHLFIPGKNKDLAPLLLLHGTGGDEKSLVEVAEFINSDAPILSLRGEIKEGGANRFFKRFHDGSLNLADLEIKTKELINTTRELAEKYELDFEKIIAVGYSNGANIAANALLQAEDSFHKAILFHAMPAGNEQPVFSIDHRSVFLSAGLNDPLITAKASEKLVEILEHRGAKVETVWTAAGHSLTMEELEAAKKWYQNNQK, encoded by the coding sequence ATGGAACACCTTTTTATTCCAGGGAAAAATAAAGACCTAGCACCTTTATTACTACTTCACGGGACAGGCGGCGATGAAAAGTCGCTTGTTGAAGTAGCAGAATTCATCAATAGTGATGCGCCAATTCTTTCATTACGAGGCGAAATTAAAGAAGGCGGAGCAAATCGTTTTTTCAAAAGATTTCATGATGGCAGCCTGAATTTAGCTGATTTAGAAATTAAGACCAAAGAGTTAATCAATACAACCCGTGAACTAGCAGAGAAGTATGAGCTGGATTTCGAAAAAATAATTGCAGTTGGTTACTCGAATGGGGCTAATATTGCTGCAAATGCGTTACTTCAAGCAGAAGACAGTTTTCATAAGGCGATTTTGTTCCATGCAATGCCAGCGGGAAATGAACAACCAGTCTTTTCGATTGATCACCGAAGTGTCTTTCTTTCGGCCGGACTAAACGATCCACTTATCACAGCAAAAGCGTCAGAAAAACTGGTAGAAATTTTAGAACATCGTGGTGCAAAAGTGGAGACTGTATGGACTGCGGCAGGACATTCACTAACAATGGAAGAACTCGAAGCAGCTAAAAAATGGTATCAAAACAATCAGAAGTGA
- a CDS encoding flavin reductase family protein yields MTIFRSAELTQKENYKFLTGSIIPRPIAFVTTLAEDGVTVNAAPFSFFNIVSSEPAIISIAVQRVGGKQKDTARNAAFTKELNIHIVSEEMVEEVNKTAASLAPDESEVAHTSLHLETILGMKTPKISEANIVLTAKLDQLIPITNDAGEIVADLILARILTYELDDAVFNKEKGYILPEALTPVARLAGNDYAKLGEIFQVVRPN; encoded by the coding sequence ATGACAATTTTTAGAAGTGCTGAATTAACACAAAAAGAAAACTATAAATTTTTAACGGGAAGTATTATCCCGCGACCAATTGCCTTTGTAACAACACTTGCTGAAGACGGGGTGACGGTAAATGCCGCCCCGTTCAGTTTTTTTAACATTGTATCAAGTGAGCCAGCAATTATTTCGATCGCAGTTCAACGTGTTGGTGGGAAGCAAAAAGACACAGCTAGAAATGCAGCTTTTACCAAAGAACTAAATATCCACATTGTCAGTGAAGAAATGGTAGAAGAAGTAAATAAAACAGCAGCAAGCCTTGCCCCAGATGAGAGTGAAGTCGCGCATACGAGTTTACACTTGGAAACTATTCTGGGTATGAAAACGCCTAAAATATCGGAAGCAAACATTGTTTTAACAGCGAAACTAGACCAATTAATTCCAATTACAAATGATGCAGGAGAAATCGTTGCTGATTTGATTCTAGCACGTATTTTGACATATGAATTGGACGATGCTGTATTCAATAAAGAAAAAGGCTATATTTTGCCAGAAGCATTGACTCCAGTGGCTCGTCTGGCTGGAAATGATTACGCAAAACTTGGTGAAATTTTTCAAGTGGTGCGACCAAATTAA
- the hflX gene encoding GTPase HflX → MEKKVLIVGISQKQKDFDYSMEELANLAAANNMEVVGELRQNIDKENRATYVGKGKVDEVKGLAEMQEASLVIFNDELSPSQIRNLEEALELDVMDRTGLILAIFANRAKTKEAQLQVEIAKLQYELPRIFGQGEDMDQQSGKGGLSNRGSGEKKIETDRRTIKHQIRHLQKELAMLVDDREVRRRKRKKNEIPVVSLVGYTNAGKSTTMNGLVRAYSETADKQVFEKDMLFATLETSVREIVLPDNKQFLLTDTVGFVSKLPHQLVKAFRSTLEEARDADLLIHVVDYSDPHYKTMMQTTEETLKAVGVEDVPVIYAYNKADLLEDEIYPTQTDNTIIFSAREQPSLEFLTEVIKKELFSGYAKSEFLIPFEDGQVVAYLNNHAKVLETEYLENGTKIIAEVSPADLQKLKNYQVEK, encoded by the coding sequence ATGGAGAAAAAAGTATTAATCGTTGGTATAAGCCAAAAGCAAAAAGATTTTGATTATTCGATGGAAGAGCTAGCTAATTTAGCAGCTGCAAACAATATGGAAGTCGTGGGTGAATTGCGCCAAAATATTGATAAAGAAAATCGCGCCACGTATGTTGGTAAAGGAAAAGTAGACGAGGTTAAGGGACTCGCGGAGATGCAGGAAGCTAGCTTGGTTATTTTTAATGATGAACTTTCACCGTCACAAATCAGGAATTTAGAAGAAGCGCTTGAGCTTGACGTGATGGATCGGACTGGGTTGATTCTGGCTATCTTTGCAAACCGAGCAAAAACAAAAGAAGCCCAGCTCCAAGTGGAAATTGCGAAACTTCAATATGAACTTCCGCGGATTTTTGGTCAAGGGGAAGACATGGACCAACAAAGCGGAAAAGGTGGTCTTAGTAACCGTGGTTCTGGTGAAAAGAAAATTGAAACTGATCGCCGAACTATTAAGCACCAAATTCGTCATTTGCAAAAAGAATTAGCGATGTTAGTAGATGACCGGGAAGTACGCCGACGCAAACGGAAGAAAAACGAGATCCCTGTCGTATCTCTTGTTGGCTACACAAATGCCGGAAAATCAACTACGATGAACGGACTTGTTCGTGCTTATAGTGAAACGGCAGATAAACAAGTATTTGAGAAAGACATGCTGTTTGCTACACTCGAAACAAGTGTCCGAGAAATCGTTTTGCCAGATAACAAACAATTTTTATTAACAGATACAGTTGGATTTGTAAGTAAATTGCCACACCAACTAGTCAAAGCATTCCGGTCAACACTTGAAGAAGCTCGTGATGCCGATCTACTCATTCACGTCGTAGATTATTCGGATCCACATTATAAAACAATGATGCAAACAACAGAAGAAACATTGAAAGCTGTTGGGGTAGAAGATGTTCCAGTCATTTATGCTTATAATAAAGCAGACCTGTTAGAAGACGAAATCTATCCAACGCAAACAGACAACACGATTATTTTTTCGGCACGAGAACAACCAAGCTTAGAGTTCCTAACCGAAGTGATTAAGAAAGAGCTATTTTCTGGCTACGCGAAAAGCGAATTTTTGATTCCGTTTGAGGATGGTCAAGTGGTAGCTTATCTGAACAATCATGCCAAAGTTCTGGAAACAGAATACTTGGAAAATGGTACAAAAATCATTGCCGAAGTTAGCCCAGCAGATTTACAAAAATTGAAAAACTATCAAGTAGAAAAGTAG
- a CDS encoding metallophosphoesterase — MKKTGLGILGAVAAFTGYAYWSTKHLTITNYEITSAKIPEEWDGASFIQLSDLHSASFGLYNNPLLSMVNELSPDAIFLTGDMIDGDESPVVAMALVRKLAKEFPTFYVSGNHEGRSAFYEDFKADMEAHHVTVLENERYFLKKDDAAIMVAGIKDPRFSKEEWLEADLPKHEWETEALKVSLGEATNNLAADYFTILLAHRPEFWPLYQAYPVDLVLSGHAHGGQFRFPLTEGLFAPGQGFFPKLTAGIHRAGGKELIVSRGLGNVTKLPRLFNDPEVVRITLKSKGDA, encoded by the coding sequence ATGAAAAAAACAGGTTTGGGCATACTCGGTGCAGTCGCTGCTTTTACAGGATATGCGTACTGGTCGACAAAGCATTTAACAATAACAAATTATGAAATAACCTCAGCAAAAATACCAGAAGAATGGGACGGCGCGAGCTTCATTCAGCTATCTGACTTGCATAGTGCGAGTTTTGGTTTATATAATAATCCTTTATTAAGCATGGTGAATGAGCTTTCGCCGGATGCCATTTTTTTAACTGGTGACATGATAGACGGTGATGAATCTCCGGTAGTTGCAATGGCATTGGTGCGAAAACTAGCAAAAGAATTTCCGACTTTTTACGTGAGCGGAAATCATGAAGGTCGAAGCGCTTTTTATGAAGACTTTAAAGCAGATATGGAAGCGCATCACGTGACTGTCCTTGAAAATGAACGTTATTTTCTAAAAAAAGACGATGCAGCAATTATGGTAGCTGGTATAAAGGATCCCCGTTTTTCAAAAGAGGAATGGTTAGAGGCGGACTTGCCCAAACACGAATGGGAGACAGAAGCATTAAAGGTATCCCTTGGCGAAGCAACTAATAATTTAGCTGCGGATTATTTTACCATTTTGCTTGCACATCGGCCGGAGTTTTGGCCATTATATCAAGCATATCCGGTAGATTTAGTGTTATCAGGTCATGCGCACGGCGGACAGTTTAGGTTCCCACTCACAGAAGGGTTATTCGCACCAGGCCAAGGGTTTTTCCCGAAATTGACAGCGGGAATTCACCGAGCTGGCGGAAAAGAACTTATTGTCAGTCGAGGTCTAGGAAATGTAACGAAACTACCGCGCCTTTTCAACGATCCAGAAGTTGTTCGGATTACGCTTAAATCAAAAGGGGATGCGTAA
- a CDS encoding lipoate--protein ligase — protein sequence MIYLDNQDVLDQAYNFAMEEYALRFLDENETYFMFYRMKPTIIVGKNQNTLEEINHSFVEQHDIDVLRRLSGGGAVYNDEGNISFSMITKDDGNSFQNFARFTEPVIRALQKLGVNAKLSGRNDIEVDGKKISGNAQFSTKGRLYSHGTLLFDVDLEMLEAALKVDPEKYLSKGVKSVRSRVTTIREHLAQDMDIQSFKQILLESIFETSDIPRYEFTAEDKLGIEKLRVERYRNWDWTYGKSPKASIKHKKRFPAGTIEFQLDINKNQITAAMIYGDFFGTEDVAELANKMVGCRFDRASIREVFQKIDTKNYFGNIETEAILEMLFE from the coding sequence GTGATTTATTTAGATAATCAAGATGTACTCGACCAAGCGTATAATTTTGCGATGGAAGAATATGCCTTACGTTTTTTGGACGAAAATGAAACGTATTTTATGTTTTACCGGATGAAACCAACGATCATTGTTGGTAAAAATCAAAACACGCTAGAAGAAATTAATCATTCATTTGTTGAGCAGCATGATATCGACGTGTTGCGGAGACTTTCGGGCGGTGGCGCAGTTTATAACGATGAAGGTAACATTAGTTTCAGTATGATTACAAAAGACGACGGAAACAGCTTTCAAAACTTCGCTCGCTTCACTGAACCAGTTATTCGCGCGCTGCAAAAACTAGGTGTAAATGCTAAATTAAGTGGTCGCAACGACATTGAAGTAGATGGCAAGAAAATAAGTGGAAATGCCCAGTTCTCAACAAAAGGGCGGCTTTATAGTCACGGCACGCTACTTTTTGATGTTGATTTAGAAATGCTTGAAGCCGCTCTAAAAGTTGATCCAGAAAAATATTTATCCAAAGGCGTAAAATCTGTGCGAAGTCGAGTTACTACAATTCGGGAACATTTAGCGCAAGATATGGATATCCAGTCCTTTAAACAAATTTTACTAGAATCAATTTTCGAAACAAGCGATATTCCGCGCTACGAGTTCACTGCAGAAGATAAACTTGGTATCGAAAAGCTTCGCGTGGAGCGTTACCGGAATTGGGACTGGACTTACGGGAAATCACCAAAGGCAAGTATTAAACACAAAAAAAGATTTCCAGCAGGCACGATTGAATTTCAACTAGACATAAACAAAAACCAAATAACTGCCGCTATGATATATGGTGACTTTTTCGGTACTGAAGATGTGGCTGAGTTAGCTAATAAGATGGTCGGCTGCCGTTTTGATCGCGCATCCATTCGTGAAGTATTTCAAAAGATTGATACGAAAAATTACTTTGGCAATATTGAAACAGAAGCGATTTTAGAAATGTTGTTTGAGTGA
- a CDS encoding InlB B-repeat-containing protein produces the protein MIVKAESITKPMPINKIFPDEEFAKVVRDGLGKAAVTDVVSQTELNTLSEINIVAVESIEGIQYLNNLNTIEAYLCPISDLNKLTNLSNLKYLALQSCDLSDLSFVSDLVNLEELSVQENKISDISPLSSLLNLTSVSLYGQEITSIPVFYQENLVIPNTVKNGDATLIPPSEISNSGTYLSPNITWDLPAFIDSVDYSFDQKVTFGNIRATFSGTVEQPLKLGYKAIFDVDGTQTNELVEENDVIPEPADPIKEGHTFIGWYDAETGGTKWDFSTGKMPPNDKILYAQFNINSYTATLDVDGTTTSQTIVYQENLTEPIAPTKEEHTFLGWYDAKTDGAKWEFNTDRMPAKDMTLYAQFNVNKYLVTLDIDGETTNQLIGYQTLLPEPTAPTKEGYTFTGWYDAQIDGIKWDFSTETMPANDVTLYAQFSINNYAVTFDVDGKTTNQSIVYQGYMAQPVDPSKEGYTFTGWYNAKKGGTKWDFSTGTMPPKDMVLYAQFSENKNTAGGNKTPGQVTNPNNKPNNKPNNKPNNKPNNKPNYNKPILVQGQGDASAKILPKTGDKATVPLMFIGILCIGFSIHAFRQTYNGSSPE, from the coding sequence ATGATAGTAAAAGCAGAAAGCATCACCAAGCCAATGCCCATAAATAAAATTTTTCCAGATGAAGAATTTGCAAAAGTAGTTAGAGATGGATTAGGAAAAGCAGCTGTAACAGATGTGGTTTCACAAACAGAACTAAACACATTGTCTGAAATAAATATAGTGGCAGTTGAATCTATTGAGGGAATTCAATATTTGAATAACCTAAATACGATTGAAGCTTATTTATGCCCGATAAGCGACCTCAATAAATTAACAAATTTAAGCAACCTGAAATATTTGGCGTTGCAAAGCTGTGATCTTAGTGATCTTAGTTTTGTCTCCGATTTAGTCAACCTAGAAGAGTTGTCAGTTCAAGAGAATAAAATAAGTGATATTAGCCCACTTTCTAGTTTACTTAACCTTACTTCTGTGAGTTTATATGGGCAGGAAATTACCTCTATTCCTGTCTTCTATCAAGAAAATCTAGTCATTCCTAATACTGTAAAGAATGGCGATGCTACATTAATTCCCCCTAGTGAAATTAGTAATAGTGGTACCTATCTTAGTCCAAATATTACCTGGGATTTACCTGCTTTCATTGATAGCGTTGACTATTCCTTTGACCAAAAGGTAACCTTTGGAAATATAAGAGCTACTTTTTCTGGAACAGTAGAGCAGCCACTTAAACTAGGTTATAAGGCTATCTTTGATGTAGATGGAACACAAACGAATGAACTAGTAGAGGAAAATGACGTAATCCCTGAGCCGGCAGATCCAATCAAAGAAGGGCATACTTTTATTGGTTGGTATGATGCGGAAACTGGTGGAACCAAATGGGATTTTAGTACAGGCAAAATGCCACCAAATGATAAAATTTTATATGCGCAATTTAATATTAATAGCTACACAGCTACATTAGATGTAGATGGCACAACTACAAGCCAAACCATCGTTTATCAAGAGAATTTAACAGAACCAATAGCTCCAACTAAGGAAGAGCATACCTTCCTAGGTTGGTATGATGCAAAAACGGATGGTGCCAAGTGGGAATTTAATACAGATAGAATGCCAGCAAAAGATATGACTCTATATGCACAATTTAACGTTAATAAGTATCTAGTTACCTTAGATATAGATGGAGAAACGACAAATCAATTGATAGGCTATCAAACTCTCTTGCCTGAACCAACCGCCCCGACAAAAGAAGGCTATACTTTTACAGGTTGGTATGATGCACAAATAGATGGAATCAAGTGGGATTTCAGTACAGAAACAATGCCCGCAAACGATGTGACTTTGTATGCACAATTTAGTATTAACAATTATGCCGTGACATTCGATGTAGATGGGAAAACGACAAATCAGTCCATAGTTTATCAAGGTTATATGGCACAACCAGTTGATCCATCAAAAGAAGGCTATACTTTTACAGGTTGGTATAATGCGAAAAAAGGCGGAACCAAATGGGATTTCAGTACAGGAACTATGCCACCAAAAGATATGGTCTTATATGCACAGTTTAGTGAGAACAAAAACACTGCTGGTGGAAATAAAACTCCTGGTCAAGTCACGAATCCAAATAACAAACCAAATAACAAACCAAATAACAAACCAAATAACAAACCAAATAACAAACCCAATTATAATAAGCCCATTCTGGTTCAGGGACAGGGAGACGCCTCAGCCAAGATTCTCCCAAAAACTGGAGACAAAGCCACCGTGCCTCTTATGTTCATTGGGATTTTATGTATAGGATTTTCTATACATGCATTTCGTCAAACTTACAATGGGAGTAGTCCGGAATAA